tatatgatttctgcctctttccatttaattttggagttctgaacttgtgatttattgcagtgtttattaagtggtaatatttcacatttgtcccaatttactttataccctgataaaccgCCATATTccgtgatgacattattgatatagtgaagagaggagtcaacaggtagagaattatgtcgtcacaatacatcgatagcttactgagagccaatttttataccatgaatattattttcacttcttatttttgcagctaagggttcaataaccaaattaaataataatccagatgcaggacatccctgttttactcctctttttaacgaaaaaggttatgaaatatgattatttgttttgactgatgccatgggccttgtataaagcatcttaatccattgtataaaattatctccaaatccaaatttacgtaatgtgcaaaacataaatgaccagtttatgcagtcgaatgccttctccgcatcaacagtaatactgctgtgggataagggagacttctcgCATAAtagataacattaaacaatttcttgtattgtctgaagattgtcgaccttccgtgaagccagtttggtcagtatgaattaattttcctattacatttgataatcgtgtggctaagatttttgccaggATTTTATTGTCCATATTGGCTAGGGATAAAGGATGATAATTACTGCAAATCAATGGGTCTTTATCctttttatatatcaatgagatATGAGAAAAATTAAAGGTTGtaaaaaacaattgtttattaAATGAAGATTGGTACATTTGTAATAATAGAGGAGACAAATCGTCACTGAATATTTGATAAAATTCTGTATTGTAGCCATCAGGGCCAggagatttattttttgcaaatgaattTATAGCTTTTTGAATTTCCATTAATTGTATAGGTTCCTCCAGTGATTTTTTGTCATGCTCTGATAAGTATGAGAGTTGTATTGCATTTACATATGACTGCATAGCTTCTATGCTACAATCTTTCTCATGCTTATATAGATTTGTATAAAATGTTCTAAACGTTTCATTGATTTGCTTGGGATCAACAAAAATACTACCATCTGAAAGTTTAAtattagatatatgatttctagtCATCTGCTTCTTTAATCTTAACGCAAGGAGCTTTCCAGCTTGTTCGCCGTATTCATGAAACTTTAATTTTGCCCTATTAATTTTATATTCAACCTTCTgctttattatattatcatattccATTCTTTGTTTGCAAAGTTTGATCCACGTTTCCTGATTATATTGTTTGGACAATGTGTCCTGTAATTGTTTGATTCCATTCAATAATTCATTTTCATCAGCACgttgttttttattcttaaagCTTGCAATCCTAATAAGTTCTCCTCTTACACAACACTTACGTGCTTCCCATATTGTGGAGATGTCAGAAACAgaatcctgatttttttttaaataaaatctgaaataaattatttaatttgtaatttattttcctcACTTTCTAATAAAGAAATATTAATTTACCATTGTTTGAATTGGGAAGTGACTGGAGGAAAGCTTACGTCGATTTGAATTGGACTATGATCAGAAATAATTATTGGGTGAATTTTAGCCTGCACGTTTTCTACAATTGCCTTAGGAACAAAGAACATATCAATTCTTGAAAATTACTGATGTCTGTTTGAATAAAAAGTGAAATCCTTCTCATATGGATTTAAGGTTCTCCAAATATCTATTAGGTTAAGAGTTTGCATTAATATCAGAAGAGCAACAACTGATTTCTTGGGTTTAACAATCTTACCAGTTGTATCAATATTTGGATTTATTGTTAAATGTAGATCTCCACCCATAATAATATCAGAATCAACAAATTCTGCCAATTTGAGCTCCATGTCCCCAAAGAAAGAAGGTTTATCATCATTGGGTGCATATAAGTTTACCAGTGTGGTATTTATATAATAATTTCTGACgtaaaaggcacatttttttcataacattactccctagtttctcttgttatattcttatttttaatgttatttttattcttattgttgctttttatttttattcttattgtaatattttctattttatttccatttacaccccccattatttactttttaaattcgatttcaattctgtacactgctgctggaatttaaattttcctgagggaactctcttgaaggaatcaataaagtactatatatctatctacagtatctatctgtctgtctgtctgtctgtctgtctgtctgtctgtctgtctgtctgtctgaatGCGCcaccacaattaaaaaaaaaaagctaaatgaaataaatggacattggtggatgcagcatacaccaataataacacagaaatgtaatttaacagaactggatcagatattgtacacgtttctgttatgaataataaaggattcattttaggctgcctctgaataattgTATGAAaaattccagcaccttcataacgtttagttatactaaagcgtcactcaaatctaaatagatgtATATAGCTTTAtttggcccggctacattgatccattatgaaacgaacctgagatatttctgtccgttacgtttatttcgaaattggtaaccgtgcgttttctctctcaaaacggagtcaaatgtgccgaagacatattatcagccccgcgttgcaacaaaggataacgttaacgttagtcaCAAAAAAGAGCTGGcgtgctgaactcatgaatgcttgttgcgaCTCAAAACAACACAGAAAATTAAGTCGTCGCACTCTCCAAAAAGTTCCTAACACTCTGAAAGTTAATACACAACAGTTGCTGCTGCGCTTCCTTAAAAAAATATCCTCGTCaacaaaagattaaaaaacacacaaagacgGACACAAGGGATCAATGTACCCTGacaatggacttaaaaagttacgtaccgtgagttcttcccttcttccatggctccaacatgtttcctcttCAGGTGCTCCCGAagtaatgttgtacttccgtgccatgcgAGGTCCATGCTGCACATTTTGCAGGAAactgtcttctttgaagtcttttaaagtaaaatgttcccacacttttgacgacttaggtcgtagaCTTTTCTTAATTGAAGCATTAACCTCCAGATGTTTCTCCGCTGAACTATCGGTACTGTTTTCctccgccatttttcgaatgtttccaagCAAAGGAGACGGcatcgtcacgtgagctgcacataaCACATCATTGGCTGGCTTACTGCCCCTCATTAGACGTGGCcgcagcgcatgcgcatagcatagatccaacgaatcgataactaaattaattgccaactatttttataatcgatttgaatcgattcaatcgattagttgttgcagccctagttgcatGGTCATAACATTCATGCACTTGAACAAGCCACTTGAAGCCAGCAATTGTTTGCGTAAATCCTTTACAACAAAAGTTGTGACGGCTTCTATTACTGTATCTTAATGGCCTGCGGAGAAGCAGACAGTTGTGTTGGAAACAATATTATCTTCATTAAAATATTAGTGGTGAACATGAAAGTGGTTAAACATAATGTGAAAAGGTTCTGTTTAGATTAGATTGAGTGTTCTCAATAATTAAATGACTTAAAGATATAAAGATATTTACACTTAGTACCAAATTAATGTCAAGCCTTGCCAATGCTAATTGTTTACAGTTCCCCACTCTCCAAACCCTGGCTtgtgacatactgtacatgtattgtATTTCTAGCTCAAGACCTGCTCAACTGTAAAAGTGTGCCACGTGTTGATCCTGGCAACCAGATGATCCGTCAGCAACTATTTGCACAGATGCTCTCAACTGTGAGAATACCTAGTGACCCTTATCCATCAGTCTCTAGAAGTCAAAGCAGTTTGTTTTCATACACGACAACCGTAGACCCAGCTTTAGTCTCAGGAATCAGTCACACGACACAGAATCGATACAACCCACCTTTGCAGGAGAAGCCTGCACAGTTGTTATCTACTCAAGTGTCAAATCCAAATGACGAACTATCCTTGCCTTGTTTAGACTATCTACGACTTCCTAGGTGTCTCTCTCCGCTAGAGCCAATCACCTCATTAGCAGTGGACAAGCCTGTCGATAACATCAAGCAGCAGTTGTCTCAATGTAGAAACCCCTGGCTCCCAGAGCAATCTGCATTACTATGTTTTCCTCTCAGTGACGTGGAAGATAAAAGACCGCCTTCATGTAATCTTAGTCAGACGGACTGGCCAATGCAAATCCTGGACCATAAGCAAAGTAGACCGTGTACTACAAATCGAGTGCGCCAAACTGCTGCTGAACGAAAGTCTTACCCTCACAGGATGAAGAGAACTTTAGAACAGGAACAAAGTGTCACAAAGGAGAGTCCTGTAGCTTCTAAGACGAGGAAGGAGTGTGCTGATGACCCACCAGTCGCCGCTCGTTCAGTCACTGAAGGAATAAAAAGTCAGAAATGCATGAGCGTCTGTTCAGTTAGTTTGTCAAGGAACAATATCTTAGCAAAAGAAAGAAATAGATCCAGTGGCCCCTCAAAAGCACTTTTGGAGGCAAGAACCAAATGTTCACAAATATCAAATGCAAGTCAAACTGGCATCACTAATAAGGGGGTCAGAAAAACAACTGGCAAGCCACTAAGCTGCAAAAGGACAAAGAAAGCCAAGGATCCAAAACCCGCGGCATGCCCTCCTCCTGTTGCATCCAAACAAGCCCCTTTAATAAAGCCAAACCGTGGGAGATCGGCCAAAATAAAACCCGCCTCTCAATTAATTTCAAAGTGTGAAAACAAGAAGAAAGAATTGGCAAAGATGGAGCTGGACAAGAGCAAAACAAAGAGAAAATGTCAGCAGGAGAACAGAAAGGGAGTGAAGAGAAAGGTCCTCCTGGAGAAGATTGGAAGTGCTGAGAAGACGAGTGTTGAGGCTGCTGACTATAATCTAAAGCCTGAGATGGACCAACAAGGTAGGAGATGTTTTTGTTGTACATTTCCTTATGTTCGCCCATTAGGTCATTGGTTCAAACTGAAATACTAAAactgtttaaaaaacattttaggtgTAAAAATGAGATTACAACTACATTATTAAGATCTGGCTACAGTAATACACTTCAATTTGATGGTGTAACACAGAGATAAGTATTGTTTGTGTTGCAtacctgtaaaaaataaaaaaaattaaaaaaaaggttctgaatataaataacaaaaatgttTAACTTTGAAAAGGTAAAAGCTCATGGACaagttgaacaaaaaatataAGGACACTGCTTTGAGCGTGTGTCTGCTTGCTTCACGTAACATATTTTACACCCTGCTAACCAGCATcccctgcagtggacatttgttggtGGTTTCTTTTCAATTTCAGAGTTCACCTGTTAGGAGTATGCCGATCACATTGACCACTAATCAGTATCTGTCAATTACCGTAAACAAGTATGTGATCGGccaatgccgataaatgcttttcaGTGCTGATAACAAAAGCAGATCCCTACTAGGTGAAATTGTATTGGGAGGGATATATGCTACCAATCGTCCATGAGTGACATCAGCCGATACCAAAAACCAATGCAAATCACATGTATTAGCTGTAAATTGTTCCATTGACTTTtgatgagtgctattgacagtttaaaaatatCAACAGAATATTTTAAGTAGTTCCTTAGATTATTTTATTGCATATAAAACATAtgcaaaacaaaatcaatagtacacaataactaaacaaaagctaaAACAACCAATTTATTACACTTTTAAAGGTaatgtttttgccctcaaagtccatcTGCATGGACTTTGGACATATtccctaaaaacaaaaaaagatttagaGAAAATAAATGTATCGCTTTAATCACTTGGTGTGGAACATGTTTAGTAGGGGTCTAACAAATAACCGATATGAATCTGATATCCAAACAAGTGAGTGCATTGATAAACGGGTTCCGGGATCGATACAAATGTAAAATAAAGACTATAAAGTTATGAACCAGTTGTGAATCTGCTTGAGATGGGAAAAATGATAGATTTTACGATGCATTACAATTAGAACATGAACGATTATTAACAAGGacataaacgtgtgtgtgtgtgtgtgtgtgtgtgtgtgtgtgtgtgtgtgtgtgtgtgtgtgtgtgtgtgtgtgtgtgtgtgtgtgtgtgtgtgtgtgtgtgtgtgtgtgtgtgtgtgtacagtcgtggtcaaaagtgtacatacacttgtgaaggacataatgtcatggctgtcatgagtttccaatcatttctacaactcttatttttttgtgatagtgatcggagcacatacttgtttgtcacaaaaaaacattcatgaagtttggttcttttatgaattaaacatgggtctactggaaatgtgactaaatctgctgggtcaaaagtatacatacagcaacatacatgatcaattttggtgatgtagaaaagttaaaatcaaattaaattagcttcatggcatagcCTCTTAACtttatgtgagtgattatgattgacgacacctgttgacttctctgagcccatttaaatagggctcatgagatgcagtcattagactcggttacaaatgcgacaatgggaaagtcaaaggaactcagcacagatctgaaaaaacgaatcattgacttgaacaagtcaggaaagtcacttggagccatttcgaagcagcttaaggtcccaagagcaactgtgcagacaattggtCGTaaatataaagtgcatggcacagttttgtcactgccacgatcaggaaaaaaacgcaagctatcacctacTGCttagagaaaattggtcaggctGATCAAGaatcaaccgagaaccaccaaaaagcaggtctgcagtgaattggaagttgctggaacACAAGTGTCAGTGTCCACATTGAAGCGTGTTTTGCACCGCCACGAGTccaggctaccatgcaagaaggaagcctttGCTCCAGAAGCAACACCTTAAGCTTgcctaaagtttgctgctgattacatggacaaagataagaccttctggaggaaagttctgtggtcagatgaaccaaaaattgagctgtttggccacaatacccagcaatatgtttggaggagaaatggtgaggcctttaatcccaggaaaaccattcctaccgtcaagcatggtggtggtagtgagcctcttttgctgccaatggaactggtgctttacagagagtaaatgggacaatgaaaaaggaggattacctccaaattcttcaggacaacctaaaatcctcagcccggaggttgggt
The Entelurus aequoreus isolate RoL-2023_Sb linkage group LG18, RoL_Eaeq_v1.1, whole genome shotgun sequence DNA segment above includes these coding regions:
- the LOC133633931 gene encoding uncharacterized protein LOC133633931 isoform X2; the protein is MTPLIPKMENRGQCCVSTDAATERASWRKTQDAQKQARIKDTGSSVEIKMCECREPQTKAPTPKRIALRSQNIPPYFGEASLPQPSVSLANPKSNPHASQTPTLGVSNIDGATGAGRSTHVPTRMSASDGGCDEMSASGVQKMLEDENGNSARRRRATANIANKNMDKMKQMDASQISVKESSNHKQTQKDLLNIQPTPSMTHPPPDQTHHAHNTQSESSKSTESPVRSNNTPNPTCNPPSQQHDNIESAYRLRQTHGSGEISEEQVWRMLDDMSWNVLPDLAVPEDGTGPTKMLSCVSASECPYSQNSCVQSGQPSTHTAQDLLNCKSVPRVDPGNQMIRQQLFAQMLSTVRIPSDPYPSVSRSQSSLFSYTTTVDPALVSGISHTTQNRYNPPLQEKPAQLLSTQVSNPNDELSLPCLDYLRLPRCLSPLEPITSLAVDKPVDNIKQQLSQCRNPWLPEQSALLCFPLSDVEDKRPPSCNLSQTDWPMQILDHKQSRPCTTNRVRQTAAERKSYPHRMKRTLEQEQSVTKESPVASKTRKECADDPPVAARSVTEGIKSQKCMSVCSVSLSRNNILAKERNRSSGPSKALLEARTKCSQISNASQTGITNKGVRKTTGKPLSCKRTKKAKDPKPAACPPPVASKQAPLIKPNRGRSAKIKPASQLISKCENKKKELAKMELDKSKTKRKCQQENRKGVKRKVLLEKIGSAEKTSVEAADYNLKPEMDQQGNNQGSSPTDNEAHRQNTMPSEPDITVQNFAAHMKSADCAREEDIEVDVTSSPEKATPIWPCEYTIRPDPPDLSEEEEADFNVTVD
- the LOC133633931 gene encoding uncharacterized protein LOC133633931 isoform X3 yields the protein MTPLIPKMENRGQCCVSTDAATERASWRKTQDAQKQARIKDTGSSVEIKMCECREPQTKAPTPKRIALRSQNIPPYFGEASLPQPSVSLANPKSNPHASQTPTLGVSNIDGATGAGRSTHVPTRMSASDGGCDEMSASGVQKMLEDENGNSARRRRATANIANKNMDKMKQMDASQISVKVKLRRSMRKTKRQSWEVVSTQEDQTMLSLASLSLQHDNIESAYRLRQTHGSGEISEEQVWRMLDDMSWNVLPDLAVPEDGTGPTKMLSCVSASECPYSQNSCVQSGQPSTHTAQDLLNCKSVPRVDPGNQMIRQQLFAQMLSTVRIPSDPYPSVSRSQSSLFSYTTTVDPALVSGISHTTQNRYNPPLQEKPAQLLSTQVSNPNDELSLPCLDYLRLPRCLSPLEPITSLAVDKPVDNIKQQLSQCRNPWLPEQSALLCFPLSDVEDKRPPSCNLSQTDWPMQILDHKQSRPCTTNRVRQTAAERKSYPHRMKRTLEQEQSVTKESPVASKTRKECADDPPVAARSVTEGIKSQKCMSVCSVSLSRNNILAKERNRSSGPSKALLEARTKCSQISNASQTGITNKGVRKTTGKPLSCKRTKKAKDPKPAACPPPVASKQAPLIKPNRGRSAKIKPASQLISKCENKKKELAKMELDKSKTKRKCQQENRKGVKRKVLLEKIGSAEKTSVEAADYNLKPEMDQQGNNQGSSPTDNEAHRQNTMPSEPDITVQNFAAHMKSADCAREEDIEVDVTSSPEKATPIWPCEYTIRPDPPDLSEEEEADFNVTVD